One genomic region from Bradyrhizobium icense encodes:
- a CDS encoding outer membrane protein: MRRLLLVAVLCGAASVARAADMPDLPFLRGSFTDGPSTSTVNWQGGYIGGHAAYGTSNMNFANSTRTIAARLLDGTEMEQIQRISEWPIMGKVSAHGEGFGGFVGYNFQWTDVVIGVELNYTHGKFGGSQTGSMSRIFTLPSGYTVGATYEGTARMNISDMGTLRVRGGYAYGSFLPYMFAGIALGQADIIRTARVYGTQVNPAAPPPFDNVPFDISASDGQYSHLIYGYSFGLGTEIMLISNLFMRAEWEYVRFTSSVDTSVNTVRAGLGYKF, from the coding sequence ATGCGTCGATTGTTGCTTGTGGCTGTGCTGTGCGGAGCGGCGAGCGTCGCCCGGGCGGCCGATATGCCGGACCTGCCGTTTCTCCGCGGCAGCTTCACCGATGGGCCGAGCACCAGCACAGTGAACTGGCAAGGCGGCTACATCGGCGGACATGCCGCCTATGGCACCTCCAACATGAATTTTGCGAATTCGACGAGGACCATCGCAGCGCGCCTCTTGGACGGCACGGAGATGGAGCAGATCCAGCGAATATCTGAGTGGCCGATCATGGGAAAAGTTTCGGCTCACGGAGAGGGGTTCGGCGGATTCGTCGGTTACAACTTCCAGTGGACCGACGTCGTCATAGGCGTTGAATTGAATTACACGCACGGCAAGTTCGGCGGCTCGCAGACTGGCAGCATGTCGCGGATCTTCACGCTTCCTTCCGGGTACACGGTCGGCGCCACCTATGAAGGGACTGCGCGGATGAATATTTCCGACATGGGAACGCTTCGGGTCCGCGGCGGCTACGCCTACGGTTCGTTTCTCCCTTATATGTTTGCCGGCATAGCGCTAGGGCAGGCCGATATCATTCGCACCGCCCGTGTTTACGGAACTCAGGTCAATCCGGCCGCTCCGCCGCCTTTCGACAACGTGCCGTTCGATATCAGCGCAAGCGATGGCCAGTACAGCCATTTGATCTACGGCTATTCGTTCGGTCTCGGCACCGAGATAATGCTGATATCGAATCTGTTCATGCGCGCGGAATGGGAATACGTACGCTTTACCTCTTCGGTGGACACCAGCGTCAACACGGTCCGCGCCGGCCTCGGCTACAAATTCTGA
- a CDS encoding GNAT family N-acetyltransferase yields the protein MSAISNVTIRRARREDVGAIVAMLADDPLGGPRERIGDPLPQCYFTAFETVDRDPNILLVVAADGEGAVVGCLQLCILPGLSSQGASRGLVEDVRVASHCRSRGIGEQMVQWAVAEARARGCKLVELLTHQTRVDAQRFYERLGFARSHVGMTLRF from the coding sequence ATGTCTGCCATCTCGAACGTCACCATCCGTCGCGCGCGTCGCGAGGACGTCGGTGCCATCGTCGCCATGCTGGCGGATGATCCGCTCGGCGGGCCGCGCGAGCGGATCGGAGATCCGTTGCCGCAATGCTATTTCACAGCCTTTGAGACGGTCGACCGCGACCCGAACATCCTTCTCGTCGTCGCCGCAGACGGCGAGGGCGCCGTGGTCGGTTGTTTGCAACTCTGCATTCTGCCGGGGTTGAGCTCGCAGGGTGCCTCACGCGGCCTGGTCGAGGACGTTCGCGTCGCCAGCCACTGCCGCAGCCGCGGCATCGGCGAGCAAATGGTGCAGTGGGCCGTTGCAGAGGCACGCGCGCGGGGCTGCAAGCTGGTCGAACTGCTGACGCATCAGACCCGCGTCGACGCGCAACGATTTTACGAGCGGCTCGGCTTCGCGCGCAGCCATGTCGGCATGACGCTGCGATTTTGA
- a CDS encoding TonB-dependent receptor domain-containing protein, with amino-acid sequence MDFDGTAVPCAFVRDTRNEIVVADSVGIVAVDCCQPGLPRAIGQSVLGGALNFVSPTGSTQPGAQVTVSGGSFGQIGSTGQAGFKKDNVDGLIQFDASRRDGFRDYNSFERVSISGNVGVKHSDNVTTRFFAGYTDLGFDVAGPLTKSAMYADPRQVHGGPSVVGGVAINPGPNVLRDKPRREASQFLVGSRTTAIFDAHLVDVAVGYTHTDDMFRFPISSGVRTTEGGDLTGVVRYAYSPGAAVLPLLETTAQFSAGSADRENYINQAGSTGAKFGQSELDATTLALYSGLNIPIWPAFTLSPAISYAHATRDNDDTYRLATRPTIAYNPANPTMLLPNGAVPTQSTSYSRAYEGWSPSLALSYRPDNISTVFAAVSGSFEPPTHDDLLATVNGPPNSSPGRPMPGNPLLAAAAFRTMS; translated from the coding sequence GTGGATTTCGACGGCACCGCCGTGCCTTGTGCCTTCGTGCGGGACACGAGGAACGAAATTGTTGTCGCGGACAGCGTCGGCATTGTTGCTGTCGACTGCTGCCAGCCAGGTCTGCCTCGCGCAATCGGCCAGTCCGTGCTCGGCGGTGCGCTCAATTTCGTCTCGCCGACCGGCTCGACGCAGCCGGGCGCTCAGGTGACGGTGAGCGGCGGAAGCTTCGGTCAGATCGGGAGCACCGGCCAGGCCGGCTTCAAGAAGGACAACGTCGATGGCCTCATTCAATTCGATGCGAGCCGTCGCGACGGCTTTCGCGACTACAATAGCTTCGAGCGCGTCAGCATAAGCGGCAATGTGGGAGTCAAGCACTCGGATAATGTGACCACGCGGTTCTTCGCCGGTTATACCGATCTTGGCTTCGACGTGGCGGGACCGCTGACGAAGAGCGCGATGTATGCCGATCCGCGTCAGGTCCATGGTGGACCGAGCGTCGTCGGCGGCGTCGCCATCAACCCTGGCCCCAACGTGCTGCGCGACAAGCCCCGGCGCGAAGCAAGCCAGTTCCTCGTCGGGTCGAGAACCACGGCGATTTTCGATGCCCACCTGGTCGACGTCGCAGTTGGATACACCCATACCGATGACATGTTCCGGTTTCCGATCTCATCGGGCGTCCGGACGACGGAGGGCGGCGATCTCACCGGGGTGGTGCGGTACGCCTATAGTCCCGGCGCTGCCGTTCTGCCACTGCTGGAGACTACGGCACAATTCTCCGCGGGCTCGGCAGACCGCGAGAATTACATCAACCAGGCCGGATCGACCGGTGCGAAGTTCGGACAAAGCGAGCTCGATGCCACCACGCTTGCGCTCTACTCCGGACTCAACATTCCGATCTGGCCAGCCTTCACGCTTTCACCGGCCATCTCCTATGCCCATGCAACGCGCGACAACGACGATACCTACAGGCTCGCGACACGCCCGACGATCGCCTACAATCCAGCCAATCCCACGATGCTGTTGCCGAACGGCGCGGTGCCGACGCAAAGCACGAGCTACTCGCGCGCTTATGAAGGGTGGAGTCCAAGTCTCGCGCTGTCATACCGGCCCGACAACATCAGCACGGTCTTTGCCGCCGTGAGCGGCAGTTTCGAGCCGCCGACCCATGACGATCTTCTCGCCACCGTGAATGGCCCGCCTAACTCGAGTCCGGGTCGGCCGATGCCGGGCAATCCATTACTGGCGGCGGCGGCCTTCAGGACTATGTCTTGA
- a CDS encoding glutathione S-transferase family protein, with translation MKIYGDTNSGNCLKVKWVCDHLALPYTWVAVDTLQGGTRTADFLKLNSAGQVPAIELDDGRTLAQSNAIIRYLARGSRLIPQDAFAAAKMDEWLFWEQYSHEPYIAVCRFQMFYLKKPASDLDPEKVTRGYAALARMEHQLALTPFLVGDAVTLADISLLAYTRVAHEGGFHLDGYAAVRRWIGETEKFLGLPPAR, from the coding sequence ATGAAAATCTACGGCGATACCAATTCCGGCAATTGCCTGAAGGTGAAATGGGTCTGCGACCATCTCGCGCTGCCCTACACCTGGGTCGCGGTCGACACCCTCCAGGGCGGGACGCGGACGGCGGACTTCCTCAAGCTCAACAGCGCCGGCCAGGTGCCAGCAATCGAACTCGACGACGGCCGCACGCTGGCGCAATCCAACGCCATCATCCGTTATCTCGCCCGCGGTTCTCGTCTCATTCCGCAGGATGCATTCGCGGCAGCCAAGATGGACGAGTGGCTGTTCTGGGAGCAATACAGCCACGAGCCCTACATCGCCGTCTGCCGCTTCCAGATGTTCTACCTGAAGAAGCCGGCCTCTGATCTCGACCCTGAAAAGGTCACGCGCGGCTATGCGGCGCTGGCGCGGATGGAGCACCAGCTTGCGCTGACGCCGTTCCTGGTCGGCGACGCCGTCACGCTCGCCGACATATCGCTATTGGCCTATACCCGCGTGGCGCATGAAGGCGGCTTTCATCTCGACGGCTACGCCGCGGTGCGCCGCTGGATCGGCGAGACCGAAAAATTCCTCGGCCTCCCGCCGGCGCGCTGA
- the glmM gene encoding phosphoglucosamine mutase — MSRKYFGTDGIRGRANGLITPELALKVGQAAGLVFQRGDHRHRVVIGKDTRLSGYMIEYAMVAGFTSVGMDVLLLGPMPTPAVAMLTKSMRADLGVMISASHNLFEDNGIKLFGPQGFKLSDDVEKQIEQLLDEPIDRRLAQSASLGRARRIDGVHDRYIEFAKRTLPRELSLDGLRVVIDCAHGAAYKVVPEALWELGADVVAIGVDPDGFNINKECGSTSPEALAKKVREMRADIGIALDGDADRVILVDERGHVVDGDQLLAVIAQSWNEEGRLAKPGIVTTVMSNLGLERFLEGQGLGMVRTPVGDRYVLEQMLAQGYNLGGEPSGHIILSDYATTGDGFVAALQVLAVVQKLRRPVSEVCHRFDPLPQILKNVRYRSGKPLDNAEVKSAITDGENRLNGHGRLLVRSSGTEPVIRVMGEGDDRVLVEDVVDQIVNALGHAAAA; from the coding sequence ATGAGCCGCAAATATTTCGGTACCGACGGAATTCGGGGCCGCGCCAATGGTCTGATCACGCCGGAGCTCGCGCTCAAGGTGGGGCAGGCGGCCGGCCTGGTATTTCAGCGTGGCGATCACCGCCACCGCGTCGTCATCGGCAAGGATACGCGCCTCTCCGGCTACATGATCGAATACGCCATGGTCGCCGGCTTTACCTCGGTCGGCATGGACGTGCTGCTGCTCGGCCCGATGCCGACGCCTGCGGTCGCGATGCTGACCAAGTCGATGCGCGCCGATCTCGGCGTGATGATTTCGGCCTCACACAATCTGTTCGAGGACAACGGCATCAAGCTGTTCGGTCCGCAGGGCTTCAAATTGTCCGACGATGTCGAGAAGCAGATCGAGCAGTTGCTCGACGAGCCGATCGATCGCCGACTCGCGCAGAGCGCCAGCTTAGGGCGCGCCCGTCGTATCGACGGCGTCCACGACCGCTACATCGAATTCGCCAAGCGCACGCTGCCGCGCGAGCTATCGCTCGACGGCCTGCGCGTCGTGATCGATTGCGCGCACGGCGCGGCCTACAAGGTGGTGCCGGAGGCGCTGTGGGAATTGGGCGCCGACGTCGTCGCGATCGGCGTCGATCCCGACGGCTTCAACATCAACAAGGAATGCGGCTCGACCTCGCCGGAAGCGCTTGCCAAGAAGGTGCGCGAGATGCGCGCCGACATCGGCATCGCGCTCGACGGCGATGCCGATCGCGTCATCCTGGTCGACGAGCGCGGCCATGTCGTCGACGGCGACCAGTTGCTGGCGGTGATCGCACAGAGCTGGAACGAAGAGGGCCGTCTCGCCAAGCCGGGCATCGTCACCACGGTGATGTCGAATCTCGGACTCGAGCGCTTCCTCGAAGGGCAGGGGCTCGGCATGGTGCGTACGCCGGTCGGCGACCGCTACGTGCTCGAGCAGATGCTCGCGCAGGGCTACAATCTCGGCGGCGAGCCCTCGGGCCATATCATTCTCTCCGACTACGCCACGACCGGCGACGGCTTCGTCGCCGCGCTGCAGGTGCTGGCCGTGGTGCAAAAGCTTCGCCGACCGGTGTCGGAAGTCTGCCACCGCTTCGATCCATTGCCGCAGATCCTGAAGAACGTGCGTTATCGCTCCGGCAAGCCGCTCGACAATGCCGAAGTGAAATCGGCGATCACAGACGGCGAGAATCGCCTCAACGGCCACGGCCGTTTGCTGGTCCGCTCGTCCGGCACCGAGCCCGTCATCCGTGTAATGGGCGAGGGCGACGATCGTGTCCTGGTCGAGGACGTCGTCGACCAGATCGTCAATGCGCTGGGCCACGCCGCGGCAGCATAA
- a CDS encoding elongation factor G, which produces MGQDVRSPQGPRCIALVGPFQSGKTTLLEAILARTGAIKNAGSVDAGTSVGDASPEARHHKMGVGLSAATTTFMGDSYTFVDCPGSVEFTHDMRAALPAVDAAVVVCEADEKKLPQLQIILRELEDLGIPRFLFLNKIDRANKRIRETLATLQPASRVPLVLRQIPIWNGDLIEGFVDLALERAFVYREHKPSEVIALEGGDLDREKEARFSMLEKLADHDDALMEQLLEDIQPPRDAVFDDLARELREGLICPVLLGAASRENGVLRLMKALRHESPGVAETAKRLGVPSQKEALAYVFKTLHLQHGGKLSMVRLLAGHLDDGATLQSSSGEAGRVSGILAVNGGHDTKRAAADAGETIALGKLDAIKTGDTLSGGKTAPAALVQIAPTPPVLAMSLSAADRKDDVKLGQALLRLNEEDPSLTMIQNQRTHDIVLWGQGEMHLRVALERLRDRFGVNVKSQPPAIGYQETIRKSITQRGRHKKQSGGHGQFGDVVLEIKPMPRGSGFEFHEKVVGGAVPKNYIGAVEEGVVDGLAKGPLGFPVIDVDVTLIDGSYHSVDSSDLAFRTAARIGMSEALPQCQPVLLEPIHMVEIVCPTEATAKINAILSARRGQILGFDTREGWPGWDCVRATMPEAEIGDLIVELRSATAGAGGFTRQFDRMAEVTGRAADQIIAAHRVAA; this is translated from the coding sequence ATGGGACAAGACGTCAGAAGTCCCCAAGGTCCACGGTGCATTGCACTGGTGGGCCCTTTCCAAAGCGGTAAAACCACACTGTTAGAGGCAATATTGGCGCGAACGGGCGCCATTAAAAATGCCGGCAGCGTCGATGCCGGAACTTCCGTAGGCGATGCCAGCCCCGAAGCGCGCCATCACAAGATGGGCGTGGGCTTGAGCGCCGCCACCACCACCTTCATGGGCGATAGTTACACCTTTGTCGATTGTCCAGGCTCGGTCGAGTTCACGCATGACATGCGCGCCGCGTTGCCCGCGGTCGATGCCGCGGTCGTGGTCTGCGAGGCGGACGAAAAGAAGCTGCCGCAACTGCAGATCATCCTGCGCGAGCTGGAAGATCTCGGCATTCCGCGTTTCCTGTTTTTGAACAAGATCGATCGCGCCAACAAGCGCATCCGCGAAACGTTGGCGACGTTGCAGCCGGCCTCGCGCGTGCCGCTGGTGCTGCGCCAGATTCCGATCTGGAACGGCGATCTGATCGAAGGCTTTGTCGATCTCGCGCTGGAGCGGGCCTTTGTTTATCGCGAACACAAGCCTTCCGAAGTGATCGCGCTGGAAGGCGGCGATCTCGACCGCGAGAAGGAGGCGCGCTTCTCGATGCTGGAAAAGCTCGCCGATCATGACGACGCGCTGATGGAGCAGTTGCTGGAGGACATTCAGCCGCCACGCGACGCGGTGTTCGACGATCTCGCCCGCGAACTGCGCGAAGGCTTGATCTGTCCGGTGCTGCTGGGCGCTGCGAGCCGCGAAAACGGCGTGCTGCGGCTGATGAAGGCGCTGCGGCATGAATCGCCCGGCGTGGCCGAAACCGCGAAGCGCCTCGGTGTGCCGTCGCAAAAGGAAGCGCTGGCCTATGTATTCAAGACGCTACATCTGCAGCACGGCGGCAAGCTGTCAATGGTGCGGCTGCTCGCCGGTCATCTCGACGACGGCGCGACGCTGCAATCCTCCTCCGGCGAGGCCGGGCGGGTGTCCGGCATTCTCGCCGTCAACGGCGGGCACGATACCAAGCGCGCCGCGGCGGACGCCGGCGAGACGATCGCGCTCGGCAAGCTCGACGCGATCAAGACCGGCGACACGCTGTCCGGCGGCAAGACCGCGCCGGCGGCGCTGGTGCAGATCGCGCCGACACCGCCGGTACTGGCGATGTCGCTGTCGGCTGCCGATCGCAAGGACGACGTCAAGCTCGGCCAGGCGCTGTTGCGGCTGAACGAGGAAGATCCGTCGCTGACGATGATCCAGAATCAGCGCACCCACGACATCGTGTTGTGGGGGCAGGGCGAGATGCATCTGCGCGTCGCGCTCGAACGCCTGCGCGACCGCTTCGGCGTCAACGTCAAATCGCAGCCGCCGGCGATCGGCTACCAGGAGACCATCCGCAAATCGATCACCCAGCGCGGCCGGCACAAGAAGCAATCCGGCGGCCACGGCCAGTTCGGCGACGTGGTGCTGGAAATCAAGCCGATGCCGCGCGGCTCGGGCTTCGAGTTCCACGAAAAGGTGGTCGGCGGCGCTGTGCCGAAAAATTATATCGGCGCGGTGGAAGAGGGCGTAGTCGACGGCCTCGCCAAGGGCCCGCTCGGTTTTCCCGTCATCGACGTTGATGTCACGCTCATCGACGGCTCCTATCACAGCGTCGACTCCTCCGATCTCGCCTTCCGTACGGCAGCCCGGATCGGCATGAGCGAGGCGCTGCCGCAGTGCCAGCCGGTGCTTCTGGAGCCGATCCACATGGTGGAGATCGTCTGCCCGACGGAAGCGACGGCGAAGATCAACGCCATCCTGTCGGCGCGGCGCGGCCAGATTCTCGGCTTCGATACCCGCGAGGGCTGGCCGGGATGGGACTGCGTCCGCGCCACCATGCCGGAGGCGGAGATCGGCGACCTGATCGTGGAGTTGCGCTCGGCCACCGCCGGCGCCGGCGGGTTCACCCGCCAGTTCGACCGCATGGCCGAGGTCACCGGCCGCGCCGCCGACCAGATCATCGCCGCGCATCGCGTCGCGGCGTAG
- a CDS encoding shikimate dehydrogenase yields MPKPRAACLIGWPAAHSRSPLIHHYWLRTLGIEGGYVIEAVPPDEFKDFIFRLSLRGFVGANVTIPHKERALALSKPDERARAVGAANTLWFAGGELCSTNTDVEGFINNLDACASGWDKCEDALVLGAGGSSRAVVFGLRERGIKRIHLVNRTMARASALADQFGASVLPVTWDALGDLLPRAGLLVNTTSLGMKGQPPLEIDIGLLPSQAVVADLVYVPLDTPLLTASRARGLKTADGLGMLLHQAVRGFELWFGRRPEVTPELRALIEADLTNT; encoded by the coding sequence GTGCCTAAGCCGCGCGCCGCCTGCCTGATCGGATGGCCGGCTGCGCATTCGCGTTCGCCGTTGATCCATCATTACTGGCTGAGGACGCTGGGCATCGAGGGCGGCTACGTCATCGAGGCGGTGCCGCCCGACGAGTTCAAGGATTTCATCTTCCGGCTGTCGCTGCGCGGCTTCGTCGGCGCCAATGTCACCATTCCTCACAAGGAGCGCGCGCTTGCGCTGTCAAAGCCGGACGAGCGCGCCCGCGCGGTCGGCGCCGCCAACACGCTGTGGTTCGCAGGCGGCGAATTGTGCTCGACCAATACCGACGTCGAAGGCTTTATCAACAATCTCGACGCCTGCGCCAGCGGCTGGGACAAGTGCGAGGATGCGCTGGTTCTGGGCGCCGGCGGTTCGTCGCGCGCCGTCGTGTTTGGCCTGCGCGAACGCGGCATCAAGCGCATTCATCTCGTCAATCGCACCATGGCGCGCGCGAGCGCATTGGCGGATCAGTTCGGCGCGAGCGTGTTGCCCGTGACGTGGGATGCGCTCGGCGATCTCCTGCCGCGCGCCGGGCTTCTGGTGAATACGACCTCGCTCGGCATGAAAGGCCAGCCGCCGCTCGAAATCGACATCGGGTTGTTGCCGTCGCAGGCCGTCGTCGCCGATCTCGTTTACGTGCCGCTCGACACGCCATTGCTGACGGCGTCACGCGCCCGCGGCCTGAAGACCGCCGATGGGCTCGGCATGCTTCTGCATCAGGCGGTGCGCGGCTTCGAATTGTGGTTCGGTCGGCGCCCCGAGGTGACGCCGGAGCTTCGCGCGCTCATCGAAGCCGATCTCACCAATACATGA
- a CDS encoding MFS transporter, whose translation MNKPVIVTEETATAPVVVSDAAPVLAAKAAVAGPAYVVLAGISFSHFLNDTMQSLIASVYPILKDAYALDYAQIGMITLAFQFTASLLQPVVGHFTDKKAQPFSLAIGMGFTFFGLLLLSVAHLYPIILIAAALVGLGSAVFHPESARIARLASGGRYGMAQSVFQLGGSFGTSMGPVLAALIVVPFGQPSIAWFSSIAFLAIVILWRIGAWYKPQITTKKSAAVERHPDLPDSRRVKIALAVLVALLFSKQLYVSSLSSYYIFYLIEKFQVSTQAAQLYLFLFLASNAAGAFFGGPLGDRFGRKYVIWFSILGALPFTLALPYAGLYASAVLTVFIGLIISSATSSIIVFAQELMPHRFGMISGVFFGVAFGIGGLGAAVLGKLADNTGIAFVYHLCAFLPALGLLAVFLPKMPKHAH comes from the coding sequence TTGAACAAGCCCGTCATCGTAACGGAGGAAACCGCGACCGCGCCGGTGGTCGTGTCGGACGCGGCGCCGGTCCTCGCTGCGAAAGCGGCGGTGGCAGGACCGGCCTACGTCGTGCTGGCCGGTATCAGCTTCTCGCATTTCCTCAACGACACCATGCAGTCGTTGATTGCCTCGGTCTATCCGATCCTGAAGGATGCCTACGCGCTCGACTATGCGCAGATCGGCATGATCACGCTGGCGTTCCAGTTCACTGCGTCGCTGCTGCAGCCCGTGGTCGGGCATTTCACCGACAAGAAGGCGCAGCCGTTCTCGCTCGCGATCGGCATGGGCTTTACGTTTTTCGGCTTGCTGCTGCTCAGCGTCGCGCATCTTTATCCGATCATCCTGATAGCGGCGGCGCTGGTCGGGCTTGGCTCTGCGGTGTTTCATCCGGAGTCGGCGCGGATCGCGCGCCTGGCTTCCGGCGGGCGCTACGGCATGGCGCAATCGGTGTTTCAACTCGGCGGCAGTTTCGGCACGTCGATGGGACCGGTGCTGGCAGCGCTGATCGTGGTGCCGTTCGGCCAGCCCTCGATTGCCTGGTTTTCGTCGATCGCCTTTCTGGCGATCGTGATCCTGTGGCGGATCGGCGCCTGGTACAAGCCGCAGATCACGACGAAGAAATCGGCTGCGGTCGAGCGTCATCCCGATCTGCCGGATTCGCGGCGCGTAAAGATCGCGCTCGCGGTGCTGGTCGCGCTGTTGTTCTCGAAGCAGCTCTACGTGTCGAGCCTGTCGAGCTACTACATCTTCTATCTGATCGAAAAGTTTCAGGTCTCGACGCAGGCGGCCCAGCTCTATCTTTTCCTGTTTCTTGCTTCCAACGCTGCGGGCGCGTTCTTCGGTGGGCCGCTCGGCGATCGCTTCGGGCGCAAATACGTCATCTGGTTCTCGATCCTCGGCGCGCTGCCGTTCACGCTGGCGCTGCCTTATGCCGGCCTCTACGCGAGCGCGGTGCTGACGGTGTTCATCGGGCTGATCATTTCGTCGGCGACGTCGTCGATCATCGTGTTCGCGCAGGAGCTGATGCCGCATCGCTTCGGGATGATCTCCGGCGTGTTCTTCGGCGTCGCCTTCGGCATCGGCGGGCTTGGCGCGGCGGTGCTCGGCAAGCTTGCCGATAACACCGGCATCGCCTTCGTCTATCATCTCTGCGCATTCCTGCCCGCGCTCGGATTGCTCGCGGTGTTCCTGCCGAAGATGCCGAAGCACGCGCACTGA
- a CDS encoding outer membrane protein has translation MRSVKSFIAAGAATLLSQATFAADMAIAPPPYAPPVVEDFGGWYLRGDIGFSNQRVDRLNNALDATTTSSVQTNSFGTAGIFGLGVGYKVNNWFRADVTGEYRGNSQFFGKDVITFPGGFGTDTYHATKSEWVVLGNAYVDLGTWWCITPFIGAGVGGARVSIANFTDQGITNIGGVTSPSLAFGDNVAKWNFAWAAHAGIAYKVTPNFTVELAYRYLDMGDGLTGDLRTFDGTNAINNPTTFKNITSHDLKLGVRWDLTSPQVYAPPPLIRKG, from the coding sequence ATGCGTAGCGTTAAGTCTTTCATTGCCGCCGGTGCGGCCACTTTGTTGTCCCAGGCGACGTTTGCTGCCGACATGGCGATTGCGCCGCCCCCTTATGCTCCTCCGGTGGTCGAGGATTTCGGCGGCTGGTATCTGCGCGGCGATATCGGCTTCAGCAATCAGCGCGTCGATCGTCTGAACAATGCGCTCGATGCCACCACTACTTCGTCGGTGCAGACGAACAGCTTCGGCACCGCTGGCATTTTCGGCCTCGGCGTCGGTTACAAGGTCAACAATTGGTTCCGTGCTGACGTGACCGGTGAGTATCGCGGCAATTCGCAGTTCTTCGGCAAAGATGTCATCACCTTTCCGGGTGGCTTCGGCACCGATACCTATCACGCCACCAAGTCGGAATGGGTGGTGCTTGGTAACGCCTATGTCGATCTCGGCACGTGGTGGTGCATCACCCCTTTCATCGGCGCCGGTGTCGGCGGAGCACGGGTTTCGATCGCGAACTTCACCGACCAGGGCATCACAAATATTGGCGGCGTCACATCGCCCAGTCTCGCTTTCGGCGACAACGTCGCGAAGTGGAATTTCGCCTGGGCCGCGCATGCCGGTATCGCCTACAAGGTCACCCCGAACTTCACCGTCGAACTCGCGTATCGCTACCTCGACATGGGCGACGGCCTGACCGGCGATCTCCGCACGTTTGACGGCACCAACGCCATCAACAATCCGACGACCTTCAAGAACATCACCTCGCATGACCTGAAGCTCGGCGTGCGCTGGGATCTGACCAGCCCGCAGGTCTACGCGCCGCCGCCGCTGATCCGCAAAGGTTAA
- a CDS encoding alpha-hydroxy acid oxidase → MKHITCIEDLRQLHKRRVPKAFFDYADRGSYTEDTLRANSEDLQQIKFRQRILVDVSKRDLSATILGEPAAMPLILAPVGLLGMQHGDGEIHACRAAQAAGIPFTQSTMSICSIEDIAASVDKPFWFQLYVMKDRGFIKSLIERAIAAKCSALVLTVDLQVIGQRHQDIKNGMSVPPEWSLSKLIDFASKPSWVAGVLRGKRRTFGNIVGHVKGTEDLTKLSEWTASQFDTSLSWKDLDWIRSIWPGKLVLKGILDVEDAEEAAKTGAQAIVVSNHGGRQLDGAPSSIEVLPEIVDTVGSKMEIMFDGGIRSGQDVVRALALGAKSCMIGRAYAYGLGAAGQAGVAKALDIIAKEMLTTMGLCGVNTIAEIDDRVLAV, encoded by the coding sequence ATGAAGCATATCACCTGCATTGAGGATCTGCGCCAGTTGCACAAGCGCCGGGTTCCCAAGGCGTTTTTCGACTACGCCGACCGCGGCTCCTACACCGAGGACACGCTGCGCGCCAATTCCGAGGATCTGCAGCAGATCAAGTTCCGCCAGCGCATCCTGGTCGATGTCTCCAAGCGCGATCTCTCCGCCACGATCCTCGGGGAACCTGCCGCGATGCCTTTGATCCTGGCTCCGGTCGGCCTGCTCGGCATGCAGCATGGCGATGGCGAAATCCACGCCTGCCGCGCCGCGCAAGCCGCCGGCATTCCCTTCACCCAAAGCACGATGTCGATCTGCTCGATCGAGGATATCGCAGCTAGCGTCGACAAGCCGTTCTGGTTCCAGCTCTACGTGATGAAGGACCGCGGCTTCATTAAATCGCTGATCGAACGCGCGATTGCGGCAAAATGCTCGGCGCTGGTGCTGACCGTCGATTTGCAGGTGATCGGCCAGCGCCATCAGGACATCAAGAACGGCATGTCGGTGCCGCCGGAATGGTCGCTGTCGAAGCTGATCGATTTTGCCAGCAAGCCTTCCTGGGTCGCGGGCGTGCTGCGCGGCAAGCGCCGCACCTTCGGCAACATCGTCGGCCACGTCAAAGGCACCGAGGATCTCACCAAGCTCTCGGAATGGACGGCGTCGCAGTTCGATACCTCGCTGAGCTGGAAGGACCTCGACTGGATCCGCTCGATCTGGCCGGGCAAGCTGGTCCTCAAAGGCATTCTCGACGTCGAGGACGCCGAGGAAGCCGCCAAGACCGGCGCGCAGGCAATCGTGGTCTCCAACCATGGCGGGCGTCAGCTCGACGGCGCCCCCTCGTCGATCGAGGTGCTGCCCGAAATCGTCGATACCGTCGGCTCGAAGATGGAGATCATGTTCGACGGCGGCATCCGCTCCGGCCAGGACGTGGTGCGCGCGCTCGCGCTCGGCGCCAAATCCTGCATGATCGGCCGCGCCTATGCCTATGGCTTGGGGGCCGCCGGCCAGGCCGGCGTCGCCAAGGCGCTCGATATCATCGCCAAGGAAATGCTCACGACGATGGGGCTGTGCGGCGTCAACACGATTGCCGAAATCGACGATCGCGTGCTGGCGGTTTAG